A window of the Actinomycetota bacterium genome harbors these coding sequences:
- a CDS encoding sulfite exporter TauE/SafE family protein → MPTLPELVLLFFVLAAGSAIQGSLGFGLNLIAAPVMALVDHRLVPGPALAAALLLTMLIARRERASIDLGGIGWALVGRVPGTVAGALAVAAFQPRQLAIALAAAVVVGVVTSVGGWHVRPTAPVLVGAGALSGLMGTASSIGGPPMAMVYQREPGATMRGTLSGFFVIGAAMSIALLAAVGKFGLQELRLSGVLLPGILAGFAVSSRTSKLLDKGLTRPAVLVLSLLSAVALVIRELW, encoded by the coding sequence GTGCCGACCCTCCCCGAACTGGTGCTTCTGTTCTTCGTCCTTGCCGCGGGATCCGCGATACAGGGGTCGCTGGGCTTCGGGCTCAACCTGATCGCGGCGCCGGTGATGGCGCTGGTGGACCACCGCCTCGTCCCCGGTCCTGCGCTCGCTGCGGCGTTGCTGCTGACGATGCTGATCGCCCGGCGGGAGCGTGCCTCAATCGATCTCGGAGGCATCGGTTGGGCCCTCGTTGGGCGTGTGCCCGGGACGGTAGCGGGAGCGCTGGCAGTCGCCGCCTTCCAGCCGCGCCAGCTCGCGATTGCTCTGGCCGCTGCCGTGGTGGTTGGCGTCGTCACAAGCGTCGGCGGCTGGCACGTGCGGCCCACGGCTCCCGTCCTGGTCGGTGCCGGGGCGCTGTCAGGGCTGATGGGGACGGCGTCTTCCATCGGCGGGCCCCCCATGGCGATGGTCTACCAACGGGAGCCGGGCGCGACCATGCGAGGGACGCTGTCCGGGTTCTTTGTCATCGGGGCCGCCATGTCCATCGCGTTGCTTGCCGCCGTGGGGAAATTCGGGCTTCAGGAGCTGCGACTCAGCGGTGTCCTGCTGCCGGGGATCTTGGCCGGCTTCGCCGTCTCGTCCCGGACCTCGAAGCTGCTGGACAAGGGGCTCACCCGACCCGCCGTCCTGGTCCTCTCGCTGCTGTCGGCCGTCGCTCTCGTGATCCGGGAACTGTGGTGA
- a CDS encoding cysteine synthase family protein encodes MDIREPSLGRIVGSVLDLVGRTCMVTLGAEPGAAEVCLKVEGDNPSGSVKDRPVLAMIRDAERRGVLSPGQAIVEASVGNTATSLAVIGRATGYHVMVVAPSDMPDVRRANLEILGVELVWTEHSERMSGAIAKADRMAREGAFVMRQFGNEAAVRSHEDTGAEIWDQCSGGVDGFVAGVGTGATISGCAAVLKARNPRCQVVAVEPAESPVLSGGKPGPHRIPGIGAGFVPGLLRRDLVDEVYPVPWWEAHEAVRELGRQAGLFCGPSTGAVLMAARALARRLGEGRRVVGIAADWGERNVEVLVQPRPDER; translated from the coding sequence GTGGACATCCGGGAGCCCTCGCTCGGCAGGATCGTCGGCAGCGTCCTCGACCTCGTGGGCCGCACGTGCATGGTCACCCTGGGGGCCGAACCCGGGGCCGCCGAGGTGTGCCTGAAGGTCGAAGGCGACAACCCCTCGGGCTCCGTGAAGGACCGTCCGGTGCTCGCCATGATCCGGGACGCTGAGCGGCGGGGGGTCCTCAGTCCCGGGCAGGCCATCGTCGAGGCGTCCGTCGGCAACACGGCGACGTCGCTGGCCGTGATCGGCCGCGCCACGGGCTACCACGTCATGGTCGTGGCGCCGTCGGACATGCCGGACGTTCGCCGCGCGAACCTGGAGATCCTTGGCGTCGAGCTCGTCTGGACGGAGCACTCCGAGCGGATGTCGGGGGCCATCGCCAAGGCGGACAGGATGGCGCGCGAGGGCGCGTTCGTAATGCGGCAGTTCGGCAACGAGGCCGCCGTTCGCTCACACGAGGACACGGGCGCGGAGATCTGGGACCAGTGCTCAGGGGGCGTGGACGGTTTCGTGGCCGGAGTCGGGACGGGGGCCACCATCAGCGGCTGTGCGGCCGTGCTCAAGGCACGCAACCCCCGGTGCCAGGTCGTGGCCGTCGAGCCGGCGGAGTCCCCGGTGCTGTCGGGTGGCAAGCCCGGCCCCCACCGGATCCCGGGGATCGGGGCTGGATTCGTCCCGGGCCTGCTGCGCAGGGACCTGGTGGACGAGGTGTACCCGGTCCCGTGGTGGGAAGCCCACGAGGCCGTCCGGGAGCTGGGGCGCCAGGCAGGGCTGTTCTGCGGTCCTTCGACCGGCGCCGTGCTCATGGCCGCCCGGGCCCTGGCGCGCAGGCTCGGCGAGGGCCGCAGGGTGGTGGGGATCGCTGCCGACTGGGGCGAGCGCAACGTCGAGGTGCTCGTGCAGCCCCGGCCGGACGAGCGCTGA
- the murI gene encoding glutamate racemase: MVTPPSQPGPVRLPEPGDRPIGIFDSGLGGLMVARAVIDVLPQESIVYYGDTARFPYGPKPLPDVHRYACEIIDFLIEQDVKLIVVGCNSASSALARLGRPQIPVPMITVINPPAQTAVRLTRNKRIGVIGTQATIESAQYDEAIRLTRRPVEVFHQACPRFVELAESGETTGDAVLGVAGEYLSPLKQAGVDTLILGCTHYPLLSATIQYVMGPDVLLVSSAEETAKDVYTVLAANDLQRHTREAPVY, translated from the coding sequence GTGGTGACGCCGCCTTCACAACCGGGTCCGGTCCGACTGCCGGAGCCCGGCGACAGGCCCATCGGGATCTTCGATTCCGGACTCGGCGGACTCATGGTCGCGCGGGCCGTCATCGACGTCCTGCCGCAGGAGTCGATCGTCTACTACGGGGACACCGCCAGGTTCCCGTACGGCCCGAAGCCCCTTCCGGACGTCCACCGCTACGCGTGCGAGATCATCGACTTTCTTATCGAACAGGACGTGAAGCTGATCGTCGTCGGCTGCAATTCGGCCTCCTCGGCGCTGGCCCGCCTGGGACGGCCGCAGATCCCCGTCCCGATGATCACCGTCATCAACCCGCCCGCCCAGACGGCCGTCCGGCTCACGCGCAACAAGCGAATCGGCGTGATCGGCACCCAGGCGACGATCGAGTCGGCCCAGTACGACGAGGCGATCCGCCTGACCCGCAGGCCTGTGGAGGTCTTCCACCAGGCCTGCCCGCGGTTCGTCGAGCTGGCGGAGTCGGGAGAGACGACCGGCGACGCGGTGCTCGGTGTGGCCGGCGAATACCTGAGCCCCCTCAAGCAGGCCGGCGTGGACACGCTCATCCTGGGCTGTACCCACTACCCGCTGCTGTCGGCGACGATTCAATACGTGATGGGGCCGGACGTGCTGCTGGTGTCTTCGGCGGAGGAGACAGCGAAGGACGTCTACACGGTTCTGGCCGCCAACGACCTTCAGCGACACACGCGGGAGGCGCCGGTCTACGA
- a CDS encoding ribonucleotide-diphosphate reductase subunit beta, giving the protein MTKSIEDVVREVESAGVEELRSVDIDSVYAQMDHVMQTRPSPLDLYDRWERQQWAVQDLDFSEDVGHWKSMFEPLREGLQQTLTLFFIGEQAVTDTLSPLIMGAPTEEDRVFLTTQIVDEARHTVFFKRFFEEVVGVSGGLHGALETVRPDAVAGFRRIFDHQLLETMDRVRLDPGDYAAWVEGLTMYHLVIEGMLALTGQKFSLRTLRRIGLLPGFYAGFTAVTRDESRHVNYGVGAARDAVARGHGSNVQKVVDDTLEAACWTIFAPDRKFMVSDPGLIPEELRINPREIWAFSLMSLTKRLRVVGLDAAYCASVEQRGMEYYAACLSEYESLHGEEHPVRWHDRQAS; this is encoded by the coding sequence ATGACGAAGTCGATCGAGGATGTCGTCCGGGAGGTCGAGTCGGCCGGTGTCGAGGAGTTGCGCAGCGTGGACATCGACTCCGTCTACGCCCAGATGGACCACGTCATGCAGACGCGGCCGTCGCCGCTCGACCTGTACGACCGGTGGGAGCGCCAGCAGTGGGCCGTCCAGGATCTGGACTTTTCGGAGGACGTGGGTCACTGGAAGTCGATGTTCGAGCCCCTCAGGGAGGGCTTGCAGCAGACGCTGACGCTCTTCTTTATCGGCGAGCAGGCCGTGACCGACACCCTGTCCCCGCTCATCATGGGGGCCCCCACCGAGGAGGACCGCGTCTTTCTCACCACCCAGATCGTGGACGAGGCGCGCCACACCGTGTTCTTCAAACGATTCTTCGAGGAGGTCGTGGGGGTCAGCGGCGGGCTGCACGGGGCGTTGGAAACAGTGAGGCCCGATGCCGTGGCCGGGTTCCGCCGGATCTTCGACCACCAGCTGCTGGAGACGATGGACCGGGTGCGCCTCGACCCGGGCGACTACGCCGCGTGGGTGGAGGGCCTGACGATGTACCACCTCGTAATCGAGGGGATGCTGGCTCTGACCGGCCAGAAGTTCTCGCTCAGGACCCTGAGGCGCATCGGCCTTCTCCCCGGCTTCTACGCCGGGTTCACGGCGGTCACGCGTGACGAGTCCCGACACGTCAACTACGGGGTGGGAGCCGCGCGCGACGCCGTCGCGCGGGGACACGGGTCCAACGTGCAGAAGGTCGTCGACGACACGCTGGAAGCGGCGTGCTGGACGATCTTCGCCCCCGACCGCAAGTTCATGGTCAGCGATCCCGGACTGATTCCGGAGGAGCTGCGGATCAACCCCCGTGAGATCTGGGCTTTCTCCCTGATGTCACTGACCAAGCGTCTGCGGGTCGTGGGCCTCGACGCGGCCTACTGCGCTTCGGTGGAGCAGCGGGGCATGGAGTACTACGCCGCATGCCTGAGCGAGTACGAGTCGCTTCACGGCGAGGAGCATCCGGTCCGGTGGCACGACCGCCAGGCCTCCTGA
- a CDS encoding SMP-30/gluconolactonase/LRE family protein — MPVELRVLVEGLDHPEGVAVAGDGSLWAGGEAGQLYRIAEASAEQVATTGGFLLGLAVDGSGSVFACDVAARQVARIEPESGRVEVHSRGTPQRPMVNPNWPVFDGAGNLYVTDSGRWKGNDGCIFRIDASGVTTVWSEASTNFPNGACLDASGKWLLVLESLPPALVRIRISDDGTAGEREVVAELRGTVPDGVCLDEDGLAYVCCYRPDRILTVDPDGGVDVFADDPEGTILSAPTNGVFCGNDLRTLVTGNLGRWHLTACEPGPRGLPLRYPVLG; from the coding sequence ATGCCGGTTGAGCTGAGGGTGCTGGTCGAGGGGCTGGACCATCCGGAAGGGGTGGCCGTCGCGGGCGACGGATCGCTGTGGGCCGGAGGCGAGGCCGGACAGCTGTACCGAATCGCGGAGGCGTCGGCCGAGCAGGTGGCGACCACCGGCGGGTTCCTCCTGGGCCTGGCTGTGGACGGGTCAGGCAGCGTGTTCGCCTGCGACGTCGCAGCCCGGCAGGTGGCGCGCATCGAGCCGGAGTCGGGCCGAGTGGAGGTCCATTCCCGGGGAACGCCGCAACGGCCGATGGTGAACCCCAACTGGCCGGTCTTCGACGGCGCTGGCAACCTGTACGTCACCGACTCCGGCCGCTGGAAAGGCAACGACGGGTGCATCTTCCGGATCGACGCATCAGGAGTCACCACCGTGTGGTCGGAGGCCAGCACGAACTTTCCGAACGGAGCGTGCCTGGACGCCTCGGGAAAGTGGCTGCTGGTTCTGGAGTCGCTCCCCCCCGCGCTCGTCCGTATCCGCATCAGCGACGACGGAACCGCCGGTGAGCGGGAGGTCGTCGCGGAGCTGCGCGGGACGGTGCCGGACGGAGTCTGCCTGGACGAGGACGGGCTCGCCTATGTCTGCTGCTACCGCCCGGACCGGATCCTGACCGTGGATCCGGACGGCGGTGTCGACGTCTTCGCCGACGATCCCGAGGGAACGATCCTGTCCGCGCCGACAAACGGTGTGTTCTGCGGGAACGACCTGCGCACCCTCGTCACCGGCAACCTCGGGCGGTGGCACCTGACGGCATGCGAGCCCGGCCCCCGGGGACTTCCGCTGCGATACCCGGTCCTGGGCTGA
- a CDS encoding M67 family metallopeptidase: MLRLPKDFADDIYEQCRAEFPNEACGLLAGRDGIAQRLFRMTNAERSPVIYRMDPKEQLRAFNEIEEGGLELVSIYHSHTRSAAYPSNTDVSWAYYPEAVYLIVSLEDPEAPHMRGFRIEGGRVDEVPVAIAG; encoded by the coding sequence GTGCTTCGACTCCCGAAAGACTTTGCTGATGACATCTACGAGCAATGCAGGGCCGAGTTCCCAAACGAGGCGTGTGGGCTGCTGGCAGGCCGGGACGGCATCGCGCAAAGGCTGTTCCGGATGACCAACGCGGAGCGATCGCCGGTCATCTACCGGATGGACCCCAAAGAGCAACTGCGGGCCTTTAACGAGATCGAGGAGGGGGGACTGGAGCTGGTGTCCATCTACCATTCGCACACCAGGTCCGCCGCCTACCCGTCCAACACCGACGTGTCCTGGGCCTACTACCCGGAGGCCGTCTACCTGATCGTGTCCCTGGAAGACCCCGAGGCTCCGCACATGCGGGGCTTCAGGATCGAGGGGGGCCGGGTGGACGAGGTTCCGGTGGCGATTGCGGGGTGA
- a CDS encoding pyridoxal-phosphate dependent enzyme, giving the protein MPAVAGGAAHDSILDAIGNTPVVRLSRLESDGTRLYAKLEGQNPTGSVKDRIALAMVLEAERQGQLDDDRVLLEPSSGNTGISLALVCRLKGLRLAVVMPESASEERRRLLELYGVEVHLSPGEEGTNGAIKVAQEMASDTKYLMLNQYENAANPAAHEVTAAEIVADVPDLDLFVAGLGTGGTLTGAGRALKRHNPDIKVVAAEPPAGDLVQGLRSLEDGYIPPILDQSVLDRKFMVGSADAFRMTRTLFELEGVFAGISSGAAVFGALRAMASLGSRTAVVLLADGGWKYVSTGVHVQDPEEVERRLQGQIWW; this is encoded by the coding sequence CTGCCCGCCGTCGCAGGGGGCGCAGCACACGACAGCATCCTCGACGCCATAGGCAACACGCCCGTGGTCAGGCTGTCCCGCCTCGAATCGGACGGAACGAGGCTGTACGCGAAGTTGGAGGGACAGAACCCGACCGGGTCGGTCAAGGACCGGATCGCGCTGGCCATGGTCCTGGAGGCCGAGCGTCAGGGACAGCTGGACGACGACCGCGTCCTGCTCGAGCCTTCGTCGGGCAACACGGGGATCTCGCTCGCGCTCGTCTGCCGGCTCAAAGGGCTGCGGCTGGCCGTGGTGATGCCGGAGTCGGCGTCCGAGGAGCGCCGTCGCCTGCTGGAGCTTTACGGGGTGGAAGTGCACCTGTCCCCCGGCGAGGAGGGCACAAACGGCGCAATCAAGGTCGCGCAGGAGATGGCCTCCGACACGAAGTACCTGATGCTCAATCAGTACGAGAATGCCGCGAATCCCGCCGCGCACGAGGTCACAGCAGCGGAGATCGTCGCCGATGTACCGGACCTGGACCTGTTCGTCGCGGGACTCGGCACCGGCGGCACGCTCACGGGGGCCGGCCGGGCCCTTAAGCGGCACAACCCGGACATCAAAGTCGTCGCGGCGGAGCCTCCGGCGGGGGACCTCGTCCAGGGGCTGCGGTCCCTTGAGGACGGCTACATCCCTCCGATCCTGGATCAGTCCGTGCTGGACCGGAAGTTCATGGTCGGGTCCGCCGACGCTTTCCGGATGACCCGCACCCTGTTCGAGCTGGAGGGAGTGTTCGCGGGCATCTCGTCCGGGGCCGCCGTCTTCGGCGCTTTGAGGGCGATGGCGTCTCTCGGCTCCCGGACGGCCGTCGTGCTGCTGGCCGACGGCGGCTGGAAGTACGTGTCCACGGGGGTGCACGTCCAGGACCCCGAGGAGGTCGAGCGTCGGCTGCAGGGGCAGATCTGGTGGTGA
- a CDS encoding M15 family metallopeptidase codes for MDRKRIAIALVLACLPVWQGAPAAAYHFPGTYYPHRHKNYPPRPHGQAALVREFGERCSAAARANKETWWAKEGIHGTGSWRQYPFNYHERLGGKNASAVYDVWAHAATEHEADFWKIGIWGYNCRKIKGSSKWSSHSWGVAIDTNSAYEHVGAGHKHCHTMTPNMPGIWKDHGWHHGVSFGDCMHFQYVTGY; via the coding sequence ATGGACAGAAAGCGAATCGCGATCGCCCTGGTGCTTGCCTGCCTGCCCGTGTGGCAAGGCGCGCCGGCGGCCGCATATCACTTTCCCGGTACGTACTACCCCCACCGCCACAAGAACTACCCGCCGCGGCCCCACGGCCAGGCGGCGCTGGTCCGCGAATTCGGGGAGAGATGCAGCGCCGCGGCAAGAGCCAACAAGGAGACCTGGTGGGCGAAGGAGGGGATTCACGGGACGGGCAGCTGGCGGCAGTATCCCTTCAACTACCACGAGAGGCTCGGCGGAAAGAACGCGTCCGCCGTCTACGACGTCTGGGCCCACGCGGCCACCGAGCACGAGGCCGACTTCTGGAAGATCGGGATCTGGGGCTACAACTGCCGGAAGATCAAAGGGTCGTCGAAGTGGTCATCGCATTCGTGGGGCGTGGCGATCGACACCAATTCGGCCTACGAGCACGTGGGAGCCGGGCACAAGCACTGCCACACCATGACCCCGAACATGCCCGGCATCTGGAAAGACCACGGGTGGCACCACGGAGTGAGCTTCGGCGACTGCATGCACTTCCAGTACGTCACCGGCTACTGA
- a CDS encoding SDR family oxidoreductase produces the protein MQELVGKVALVTGAAMGIGRAAAQALADQGAKVALVDREEAEPIRTSVTVRADVSTASGATMAVASAVDAFGRLDIAVCAAGIQRYGSVVEAPEDQWDEVLATNLKQMFLVGKHAIPHMEAAGEGAIVNVASVQALVAQRGVAAYAASKGGVVALTRAMAVDHAPLVRVNCVCPGSVDTPMLRWAAGKFGGEDLEETVAQWGEMHPLGRVAEPREIAETIAFLAGPRASFVTGAALVVDGGLISRLGGT, from the coding sequence ATGCAGGAACTGGTCGGCAAGGTGGCACTCGTGACGGGCGCCGCCATGGGCATCGGACGAGCGGCTGCGCAGGCACTGGCGGACCAGGGCGCGAAGGTGGCGCTGGTGGACCGCGAGGAGGCCGAGCCGATCCGGACCTCGGTGACGGTGCGCGCGGACGTCTCGACGGCCTCGGGTGCCACGATGGCCGTAGCCTCGGCTGTGGACGCCTTCGGGCGGCTGGACATCGCCGTCTGCGCCGCCGGGATCCAGAGGTACGGGTCTGTGGTCGAGGCTCCTGAGGACCAGTGGGACGAAGTCCTGGCCACGAACCTCAAACAGATGTTCCTCGTGGGCAAGCACGCCATCCCGCACATGGAGGCCGCGGGAGAAGGCGCCATCGTGAACGTGGCGTCGGTGCAGGCGCTGGTCGCGCAGCGCGGGGTGGCGGCGTATGCGGCCTCCAAGGGAGGGGTGGTCGCCCTGACCCGCGCGATGGCCGTGGACCACGCCCCGCTGGTCCGCGTGAACTGCGTGTGTCCCGGATCGGTGGACACGCCGATGCTGCGCTGGGCAGCGGGCAAGTTCGGAGGTGAGGACTTGGAAGAGACGGTGGCGCAGTGGGGCGAGATGCATCCGCTTGGACGGGTGGCTGAGCCCCGGGAGATCGCGGAGACGATCGCCTTCCTCGCCGGCCCCCGGGCGTCGTTCGTGACGGGCGCGGCGCTCGTGGTCGACGGCGGGCTCATCTCGCGGCTGGGCGGCACCTGA